One genomic window of Halovivax cerinus includes the following:
- a CDS encoding ABC transporter ATP-binding protein, whose amino-acid sequence MTTHEDDARTTGTDRAGATLVDVEDLAFAYGDVSVFEDVSIEIRANAVTALIGPNGTGKTTLLRTLAGLAEPTAGAVRYHGPDVPREIGYLPQQPAFRPGFSAAETLAFYGSLVGESRAEVSARLERVGLADAADRNVEALSGGMTRLLGIAQAAIGDPPVVVLDEPASGLDPGMSAHIYEIARELADADTAVVVTSHDMGLVERTADVIALLDAGGVAVTGSPNALLDRFDVDSLHAVYEAAVSGDLTRVSVRGESA is encoded by the coding sequence ATGACGACTCACGAAGACGACGCACGGACGACGGGGACGGACCGAGCCGGAGCGACCCTCGTAGACGTCGAGGACCTCGCGTTCGCCTACGGCGACGTATCGGTCTTCGAGGACGTCTCGATCGAGATCCGGGCGAACGCCGTCACGGCCCTGATCGGGCCGAACGGCACCGGCAAGACGACGCTGCTCCGGACGCTCGCGGGGCTCGCCGAACCGACCGCGGGCGCGGTCCGGTATCACGGTCCCGACGTCCCGCGCGAGATCGGCTACCTGCCCCAGCAACCGGCGTTCAGGCCCGGCTTCTCCGCTGCCGAGACGCTCGCGTTCTACGGGTCGCTCGTCGGCGAGTCGCGCGCGGAGGTCAGCGCGCGGCTCGAACGCGTCGGCCTCGCCGACGCGGCCGATCGCAACGTCGAGGCCCTCTCCGGTGGAATGACGCGCCTGCTCGGCATCGCCCAGGCCGCGATCGGCGACCCGCCCGTGGTCGTCCTCGACGAACCCGCCTCCGGCCTCGACCCGGGGATGAGCGCGCACATCTACGAGATCGCCCGCGAGCTCGCCGACGCCGACACCGCGGTCGTCGTCACCTCCCACGACATGGGACTGGTCGAGCGGACGGCCGACGTGATCGCCCTCCTCGACGCGGGCGGCGTCGCGGTGACCGGGTCGCCGAACGCCCTGCTGGACCGCTTCGACGTCGACTCGCTCCACGCCGTCTACGAGGCGGCCGTCTCCGGAGACCTCACGCGTGTCAGCGTGCGAGGTGAGTCGGCGTGA
- a CDS encoding ABC transporter permease subunit: protein MAGPESDTPHGRSAPGSLGRVGRLVGRELRTVGRTRGYLVLAGALAAVLLGIGLTGSASAGYVPTAVDLLTPLELLVPIVAVAFGYRAIVADEGRGELDVLATYPVGAGEHVVGVYVGRAVCLLVAIGVPLGLVGGLVAVRREAPAEIYATQLGADSPILFARFVALTVAFALVVLAVALAVSALASGTRGALAFAIVALVVLLVGLDLALVVGLAEGILPGSALVDALALSPLSAYRGLVFETVVNTVAGTGPRAASPLASLVGLAAWLVGSLAVAAWAVRR from the coding sequence ATCGCTGGCCCGGAGAGCGATACACCCCACGGTCGGTCGGCCCCGGGCTCGCTGGGCCGTGTCGGCCGGCTCGTGGGACGTGAACTCCGGACGGTCGGCAGAACGCGCGGGTACCTCGTTCTCGCCGGGGCGCTCGCCGCCGTCCTGCTGGGGATCGGCCTCACCGGGAGCGCGTCCGCCGGGTACGTCCCAACCGCCGTCGACCTGCTCACGCCGCTCGAACTGCTCGTCCCGATCGTCGCCGTCGCGTTCGGCTACCGCGCGATCGTCGCCGACGAGGGCCGGGGCGAGCTCGACGTCCTCGCGACGTACCCCGTCGGCGCGGGGGAACACGTGGTCGGCGTCTACGTGGGTCGCGCCGTCTGCCTCCTCGTCGCGATCGGCGTCCCACTCGGTCTCGTCGGCGGGCTCGTCGCGGTCCGTCGAGAGGCGCCGGCGGAGATCTACGCCACACAACTCGGCGCCGACTCGCCGATCCTGTTCGCCCGATTCGTCGCCCTCACGGTCGCGTTCGCCCTGGTCGTCCTCGCGGTGGCGCTCGCCGTCTCGGCGCTCGCGAGCGGGACGCGCGGCGCGCTCGCCTTCGCGATCGTCGCGCTGGTCGTCCTGCTCGTCGGGCTCGATCTCGCGCTCGTCGTCGGCCTCGCGGAGGGGATCCTTCCGGGGTCCGCCCTCGTCGACGCGCTCGCGCTGAGTCCGCTGAGCGCCTACCGCGGGCTGGTCTTCGAGACCGTCGTGAACACGGTCGCGGGGACCGGCCCCCGTGCGGCGTCACCGCTCGCCAGTCTCGTCGGACTCGCCGCCTGGCTCGTCGGGTCGCTGGCGGTCGCCGCGTGGGCGGTTCGTCGGTGA
- a CDS encoding NosD domain-containing protein, which translates to MNERVLSVVLVAVVVLAAVGIGLLFSVETGAESPEPADFDDTVTVGLTLEEQYELLDRPNASLPRVQTFYSQYAYVVGYFGVDAALAAQRQAGHRSRFGYPLVTYVTDYGGTGVELGADDYPVVARDPAWIPAESAWYVVDSEARTPGGAAIPSFGERAEAEAFAASYGGTVESWDQVTERRFERAEAAAVRERVSRQMASANETVASASSHDDRPVSVLVGEDAGTIQGAVERAPANTTVLVPPGTYTETVEIDRPVTLAGEGDVTIRGDDNGSVVTITEPDVGVRNVHLAGTGNRSLGAESLPGDEGDHPDDRSLAFYGGTDAGLTAHVADRVSIANVSVETRANGVILRESPGAVLRNVTVTEAPDAEDPYAGLIVLRSPGVVEDSTFRGGRDTIYLYRSDGLVFRDNDLGDSLLGLHLMHTNDALLANNRVDTVSETAIYVMTGPTGTAVVGNEIADAEIGISVGGTASYVARNVVTDADVGLRILADNSLYEGNVLAGNGVGAHAGAVLPTNRVIDNDFVANDRHATAGHGPLRIWSHDGVGNYWQGATSPADGEPPQRAYSPTDPVDRRLHTTPGAATLARAPAVDALSGLERSVSGMQTGSITDLSPACGPNNPGLLARTDRAVDAYACDGTVVTEP; encoded by the coding sequence ATCGGACTGCTCTTCTCCGTCGAGACCGGCGCCGAGTCCCCCGAGCCCGCAGACTTCGACGACACCGTCACCGTCGGACTCACGTTAGAAGAGCAGTACGAACTGCTCGACCGGCCGAACGCGTCGCTCCCGCGCGTCCAGACCTTCTACTCGCAGTACGCGTACGTCGTCGGTTACTTCGGCGTCGACGCCGCGCTCGCCGCCCAGCGCCAGGCGGGCCACCGATCGCGGTTTGGCTACCCGCTGGTCACGTACGTCACCGACTACGGCGGGACCGGCGTCGAACTGGGGGCGGACGACTACCCGGTGGTCGCGCGCGATCCGGCGTGGATCCCGGCCGAGTCTGCCTGGTACGTCGTCGACAGCGAGGCCCGGACACCCGGCGGCGCGGCCATCCCCTCCTTCGGCGAGCGGGCCGAGGCGGAGGCGTTCGCTGCATCCTACGGCGGGACGGTCGAATCCTGGGATCAGGTGACGGAGCGTCGGTTCGAGCGCGCCGAGGCCGCGGCCGTCCGCGAGCGCGTCTCCCGGCAGATGGCATCGGCGAACGAAACCGTCGCGAGCGCCAGTTCCCACGACGATCGACCGGTCTCGGTCCTCGTCGGGGAGGACGCCGGGACGATCCAGGGTGCCGTAGAGCGCGCGCCGGCGAACACGACCGTCCTGGTTCCGCCAGGGACCTACACGGAGACGGTGGAGATCGATCGACCCGTCACGCTCGCGGGCGAGGGCGACGTGACGATCCGCGGTGACGACAACGGCTCCGTCGTGACGATCACCGAACCCGACGTCGGCGTCCGTAACGTACACCTCGCGGGCACCGGCAACCGCTCGCTCGGCGCGGAGTCGCTGCCCGGCGACGAGGGCGACCACCCCGACGACCGCTCCCTGGCGTTCTACGGCGGGACGGACGCGGGACTAACGGCCCACGTCGCGGACCGGGTGTCGATCGCGAACGTCTCCGTCGAGACGCGCGCGAACGGTGTGATCCTTCGGGAGAGTCCCGGGGCCGTCCTGCGGAACGTCACTGTCACCGAAGCGCCCGACGCCGAGGATCCCTACGCCGGCCTGATCGTCCTCCGATCGCCGGGCGTCGTGGAGGACTCGACGTTCCGCGGCGGGCGCGACACCATCTACCTGTACCGGTCGGACGGCCTGGTGTTCCGGGACAACGACCTCGGCGACAGCCTCCTCGGGCTCCACCTGATGCACACGAACGACGCGCTCCTCGCGAACAACCGGGTCGACACCGTCTCGGAGACGGCTATCTACGTCATGACCGGCCCGACGGGGACCGCAGTCGTCGGCAACGAGATCGCAGACGCCGAGATCGGCATCTCGGTCGGCGGCACGGCGTCCTACGTCGCCCGGAACGTCGTCACCGACGCCGACGTCGGGCTTCGGATCCTGGCCGACAACTCGCTCTACGAGGGCAACGTCCTCGCCGGCAACGGCGTCGGTGCCCACGCCGGCGCCGTCCTCCCGACCAACCGGGTGATCGACAACGACTTCGTCGCGAACGACCGTCACGCGACCGCCGGACACGGTCCACTCCGGATCTGGTCGCACGACGGGGTCGGCAACTACTGGCAGGGCGCGACGAGCCCGGCTGACGGCGAACCACCGCAACGCGCGTACTCGCCGACCGACCCGGTCGACCGCCGACTGCACACGACCCCTGGCGCGGCGACACTCGCCCGCGCTCCCGCCGTGGACGCCCTCTCCGGACTCGAACGGTCCGTCTCCGGCATGCAGACCGGGAGTATTACGGACCTCTCGCCCGCGTGCGGCCCGAACAACCCCGGCCTGCTCGCCCGGACCGACCGGGCGGTCGACGCGTACGCTTGCGACGGGACGGTGGTGACCGAGCCGTGA